Genomic segment of Serinicoccus hydrothermalis:
ACCTGTCCGCCTACAGGGAGATTGGCATGTCCGCTAGCAGCTTCAGTGGACGCGTGGCCGTCGACGAGCCCAAGTGAGCAGTCCGATCGCGAAGAGCACGGTAGAGAAGGCGACGTGACCCATCGTGGGTTCACGTTGGAGGATCCAGGCCCACGACAAGGGCGTCCCAAAGACGTCGGTACCGAAGGTCAACGTCATTCCCGCATGGATCACGGGGAGGGCCCATGCGATCTCCTCCCACAGGACGGCGGCCGCGAGAAGAGCCTCCCCGCTCAGGCTGAGCAAGCACACCAGCACCGGACCTGAAGCCTGACCCCCGCCGAGCAAGACCATGGCCACCACTATCGACGCCATGAGCAAAGCCACCCGAAGCATCCGCCATATCCTGATGTCGCGCGGTCCCACCCAGGGCAGGACGGTCACCGGCTCCTTGAGAAGGAGTGTGACGGCGAAGGCGCCCACGAGGCCGCTCAGGATGGCGCTCGGACCCTGCACCACGACTCCCACTGCGTTGAGCTGGGGTGTGGTGAACAGCGGGCCCAGGAGCACAGGCGCGAGCACGGCCAGGATGGCGAGCAAGACGGCGAGTCGGACGTTCCACCAGCTCCCCCAGTGGCGAATGTTCAAGACTCGCACCGCTGCACGCTCGCGACCCAGCCGGCCACCGTCGCCCGGGGCACCTCCCCTCCCAAGGGCGCCATATTTTGTGCGACTGCCTGGAGCCACGCGGACAGGTCGTTGCGTGCCGCCTCGGCTTCAGGATCGGGGCACGAGCCGGCCGGCAGGGAGCGCACCGCAAGATCTGCCATGGTCCGCTCACGCACCTCCTGACCATCCTCCTGTGGCAGCGAGCCGATGTGGACATCCTCAGCATCAGGCGTGCCGGCACCGATCTGGCGATAGGTCGAGGGAAGGGTATAAACGTCACCCACCAGCATGTCGACTTGTTGGAGGGCGTCGATCGCTGCGGGAATCCTCTCGGCCTGTTGCGGCCATGTACATACGGTGTAGCTATTGAGAGAACGACAGGTCGGATCGTCGGTGCGCGCCTGCACCGCCGGCCAGTTCGGGGAAGTCGACACGATCGCGAGCCCGGCGACGAGACCGAGGAACCCTACGCCCACGGCGCGCACGCGCCATCGCGCCATGAGCGTGGCCGCCAGAAGGACACTCAGCCCCGCCGCTATTAGCGCTTTTCCGCTGTTAAGGCCGACGTTAGGCTGGAGGAAGATCGGAAAGGCAGTCCCGGGATAGACCGTGGCCCAGCGCGCGGACCAGAGTTCGATGTAGCCGCCGCCGTACAGGAGGGCGAAGGACAGCACAGCTACCATCAGAGCAGACTTGGTCGAACTCCATCGGTATCCCACGGCCGTTCCCACCGTTGTGCACAGCAGGATGAGGGAGAGCGCCGCAGCTACCAAGGACAGATCAGACCACCTGAAGATTCCTGTGGAACCGCGCTGCAGACCAGCCACCAGAATCCCGAGGTAGGCGAGCACAGCCCAGATCATGACGGCAACGACCAGCACACAACCACTGCCGAACTGGCCGCGCGGGGTAGCTCTGACCAGCTCGCTGACGTTGGCTCGGCCATCCTTGCTCGCCTGAGCGGTCGCTACGCCGGCTGCGACTGGTCCGAGGAAGAATACACTGGTCAGCGCCATGTTCGCGGCGTTGGCGCCATCAGCTCCATCTGGTAACGGCCCGAGGGACCAACCGATGATGAGGGCAGCCACGAGCAGGACGAAGCCGCCGGCAAGAGGGAAGCCAGAGGTGGCCCTGTCACGGATGATCGGGAACATGCCCATCTCGATCATGCAGAACCTGGATGAACAGTGACTCGAGCTTCTGGCTCGAGCTCTCCTGAGCCGATGGTCCGGCGGGCGGCTTGAGCCCGGACCAGGCGACTCTGCCCCCGTTCAGTATGACGACGTCATCGGCTACCGCGGCAGCATCCTCCACCAGATGGGTCGACATGAGGACTCCGGTGGTCTCCGACATGCCCCGGATCGTCTGCAGGAGGCTTCGTCGCTGAGTCGGATCCAGTGCGTTGGTCGGCTCATCGAGCACGATCAAGCCCGGGTCCCCAAGGAGCGCCTGAGCCACGGCGAGCCGGCGGCGCATCCCGCCAGAAAGGGATCCCACCTTGTCGGAGGCCTTCCCCACCAGCCCCACGATACCCAGAACCCTTCTCACCTCATCGGCCCAGAGTCGTGGTGACAGACGCTTGAGCCAGGCGCAGTAGTTGAGAAACTGGTGGCACGTCAGACCTCCGTCGATCTGGAGGTCCTGGGGAACGTAACCGACCAGACCTCTGACGTCGGCTGCCTCTATAGTTCCTTGCTGCAGCTTCAGCGCACCGGTGACCAACCCCAAGAGTGTTGACTTGCCAGCCCCGTTGGGACCCAGCAGCGCCAGACATTTGCCGGCCGACTCAAATGAGACGCCAGAGAGGCCCTGACCAGAGCGTCGATAGGTGTGGTAGACGCCCTCGACCTTCAGTAGCAAATCTGCACGTATCCGCTCGGCTTACCAGTCAGATTTCCTGAGTAGTTCCAGGTCGAGCGGGCGTAATATTCTCGTGAAGTGTACGAGGAGTACTGACCAGAAGCGTAAGCCGAAGCGCGGTACTGCCGCGACGCCGAGGCCTGATTCGGGTCAGCCTGGCATGTTCTGTGCCACTTCACATTTCCGACGAACGTGGCATACGAACTGGACCCGGGTGCATCCATGCACATCCTGTCATTGCTGCCCGAGCCCCACACCCTGTAACTGTTGCCCGAGCCAGATGGGACATCGTAGTAGAATGTGACCTGGCCCGTCGATGGAACGTACTGGCCTGCGGCGAAGGCTGCCACAGCTCCCGGTCCAACAACGAGCAACGACGCCAGCAGAGGAGCCGCAACCTTCCGTGATGTACTCATGGAAAACTCCAGTCCAAGGGACTCAGTACCCTTCTCCTTTCTCGGAAATTGCACCCCTTCTTAGAAGCCGTCAACCCCCGGGCTAGTTTTCCGACCGGGGCGCAGGTGAACGAGGTGTGGACCTACGACATCCCCAACCAGGGCACCAAGTAGGGCCCGCCAGCTCACCAGTTAGAACTCGTGAGCCTCAGTCAGTGAGGCGGTCCTGAACCGTCTTGAGTCTCCCGGAGGGTGCTGATCTAGCAAGGGAGACTGGTTCTGCATGGCAGCAGCACCGAGGAAGTACGACAGGGAGTTCCAGGAGCGAGCGACGCTGAGCGTACCGGGATCGGTTGGCCGAGGGCAAGGAGTCGAAGGTGGGGGCCCGGCGGCGTGTCGGGTCGCTGCTGGACTTGAATCAGGCGACACTGCGAAATTGTGTCGAGGAGGAGCTGGTCGCCGGAGGGGCGCCCTCGCCCGCGGCGCAAGCGGTGGACTCTGAGGAGGGTCTGCGAAAGGGCCTCAATAGTGAGTAGCCGGTGGATACCCGAGAAGAAGGGTCCACGTCGACGTCACTCAGGCTCGGTGGGACACTCTTCACCGTAGACGGATTCCTCGGTACTCCAACGTCCTTGGTCAACATCCGCAAGAACCTGTTCCATAGTGGAAGCTCTCGGGTCCCAGACTGCCCCGGCCATGAAAGCCTCCCGAGATGGAGGAGTATCAACTGAGTATCCCAGGGATTCCAAGCACGGAATCGTGTCATCTACCCAGTGGTCATACAAGACCCCTCGCCCATCGGCGTCCAAGGCGCCGCGAAATTCTTGAGCGATTGGATATTGAGCATTGCAAGTATAAATTGCCAGCGAGAATGCCTCACCTTGCCCCTCCGGAACTTCCCACTCCAGGTTCAACGAGTCTGGGTCGGACACCGTGAATCCTGATTCGGCCATACAGTCTCGAACAGCGACCATTTGGTCCTCAGGGGAAACCTCTCGGACAACTGTAACATCCGGTGGATCATCTACGCCGAGAACTTCGGCGTAGTCTTTTAGTTCGTTTTCTCTTTCTGGCGATCCAGTGCTGCCAGCATCATCACTGTTGTCGGAGTTACTTGAAGCGCACCCACTAACTGTTACCGAAATAAATGCCGCAACTGCACCCATCGACGAAAGTCGGCTATTCCTCATCAAGTTTTAATCCTAGTTGGCTAGTACGAGGTGAAGAACGAACCTACTGACCCCAGGCTCTTGGAAGCATACCCTCAAGCGTTTGCCATCCGGTGGGGCTCTGACAGCCCTGCTTTACTTGTCGCCCTGTAGATTTCATACTTATTGAATACGGGAGCTGCCTGAACTTCACAACATCCCCTCGGAATCCGTAGATGCGATGATTCTGATATCCTGCGCGGTAACCTCGACTAGCCGCGTTCTGACCAGTCGCGCAGAACTTCGACCCCGTGTCTGCAGTATCGCATAGGCCAGCGTTGCAGTGCCGCCTGCCCCAGCTTGGGCGATAATGGTACCTCCCCTAATCAAGGCAGTCAAGACTCCCATCTGAATCAGTTGCGAAGCCAGAGGTGAACAGGAAGACGTTCGTCACGCGGTCGAGTCTTACGGAGTTCGGAGGATGCGGACGGGGTCTCGGGTGGCGGCGTACAGGGCGGGGGGTATGGCGGCGGTGGTCGCGGCGATGAGGGCGAGGGTGGCGGTGCCGGTGGTGAAGTCGGCCGGGGGGACGGTGTCCGGGCCGAGGCGGGCGGCCAGGGCCAGCCCTGCTGCGACCCCGAGGGCGGCGCCGAGGATGGCGGGGGTCAGGGTGCGGCCGATCACGAGGGTGATGATCGTGGCCCTGGTAGCGCCCAGGGCGCGGCGGCGGCCGAGGTCCTTGCGGCGGACGAGGACATCGGCCAGGACGACGATCGCCACGAGCAGGGCACCGCCGCCGAGCACCCCGAGCAGCAAGGTCGCACCGAACGCGGCAAGGTCGCCGGTGACCTGGCCCTGCAGGTCGGCCAACGAGACGGGGGAGGTGATGGTGACCGCGTCCGGGGTGGGCGGGTCGACCAGAGCCAGGACACTGGCCTGGGTGGCCTGCGCGGCCGATGCGTCGGTCAGCACCACCTGCAGGGTGTCCATCGGCTGGTGGCTGGGCGCGACGTACAACACCCCAGCGGCGTAGTCACCGAACGGGTCCCTGGGGGTGAACGTCCCGACCACGGACCAGTCGTCGACCTCGCTGGTCGAGGCCAACGCGACCCACCCGACCGGGTCGGCCATCCCGAGCTGTGTCATCGCGGTGTCGGTGACGATCGCCTCGCCCGGGCCGGGCCAGCGCCCCGCCGTGAGGTCGGCGACCGCGGCCAGGTCACCATGCACCCCCCACGCGGGCACCCGGGTCCCGCCCTGCCCGATGACCCCGTTGACGACATCGACCGGGATCAGGGTCCCCACCCCACGCTCCACGGTCGACAGGGTGCTCGCCTGGTCCACCACCGTCGCCGGCAGCAGACCCTCACCACGTGCGTCGGCAACGGCCAACACCCGGGACCCGGCCTCGTCCAACCGGTCCGTCAGCTGTTGCTCCGCGGCGGCGGTGCGGCCCACGGTGGCGATCGTGGCCGCGCACATCACCGCGACCAGCAACCCGACCAACGCCGAGGGCACCTTGGACGCCCACGCCGTCGCGGCCGCCTCCCGCAACACCAGCACCCACCTCATAGGGCCAGCACCTCATCCGCATGGTCCAGCACGAACGGGTCGTGCGTGGCGATCACCACCGTCCGCCCCCCAGACCCACCCCCTGCGGGCGCCTCGCCCGCCCCCTTCCCCGGATTCTCTGCCGCCTGATCGGGGCCGCCGGCGGCTGCGGACAGCGCTGCCAGCACCCCGGCGGCATTGTCCCGGTCCAGGTTGCCCGTCGGCTCATCGGCCAGCACGACCACCGGGTCGGTCACCAGGGCACGGCACACCGCCACCCGTTGCGCCTGCCCACCGCTGATCTCTCCCGGCCGGTGACCCGCCCGCGCCGAGACCCCCATCTGCTCCAGCAACCCCGAGCCGCTGGCCCGGGCATCACCCAGCCGCCACCCGGCATACAACGCAGGCTCGATGACCGAGTCCAGCACGGTCCGGGTCGGGTCCAACGCCGCATCCTGGAACACGAACCCGATCCGGTGCGCCCGCACCCGCACCCGCGCCGCATCCGGCGCGGCCGAGACCGCCTCACCGTCCAGCAGCACCCGCCCCTGCGACGGGGTCAACATCAACCCCAGCACGTACAGCAACGTCGACTTGCCCCGCCCCGACGGGCCCGTCACCGCCGTCACCACCCCCGGCGTGAACGCGTGGGACAACCCCCCGAACAGTTCCTCCGCACCCCGCCGGTAGGCGAACGACAGGTCCTTCACCGCCAGCAACGTCTCACCCGCCCTCGGTGGTATCCGCGCCCTCGCCCGAGACAGCAGCCGGCTCGCCGGTGACCAGGACCGGCATGCCGGGCTCGATGCCGTCGCCGTCCACGATCGCGATCCCCTGACCCGAACCGATGACCTCGACATCCACCTCCCCCTGCCCGGTGACGAGATATGCCGTCCCGTCGGCCCGGGTGCGCACCGCCGCTGCCGGGACACTGGCACCCTCGACCCGCGGCGTGATGACGACCTCAGAGCGCAACGTGACCTGCTCATCCCCCGGCAGCACCCCACACTCGTCCCCGCACACCGGCCCACCGTCCGGCGCGGTCAGCTCGAACACCGTCGACCCCGACTCGTCCACCTCCGACCCGGCGATCACCCCCGTCTGAGTGTGCCAGTCTGAAGTGGCCCCACTTGGAGGTGTAGTGCTGGTCTGAAGTGGCCCCACCCTCGACCCCGAACTTCCCTCTACTGTCCGGATCGTCTGCCAAGGCGATCACGGAGGTGGAGGGTGAAGGAGAGATCGAGAGTGGAGCAGTTCGAACGTATCCGACGCGACCGGCGCGATGAAGGCCTGTCGATCAGAGAGCTCGCCAGGAAGCACCGTGTGCACCGGCGCACGGTCCGTGCGGCGTTGGCCGACGCGGTCCCACCGCCACGGAAGGTGCCCGAGCGTGAGGCACCTGTCACGGGTGCGCACGTGGAACTCGTGCGGTCCTGGTTGACGCAGGACCTGGACGCGCCCCGCAAGCAGCGGCACACCGCCCGCCGGGTCTGGCAGCGGCTGATCGAGGAGGAAGGAGCGGTCGTGGCCGAGTCCACGGTGCGCAACCTCGTGGCCGGCCTACGCGCCGAGGTCGCCGGGTCACAGACCCAGGTGATGATCGTCCAGGAGCACCCGCCGGGTGAGGAGGCCGAGGTCGACTTCGGTGAGTTCCGCGCCAGCATCGGCGGCGTCGTGCTGCGGCTGTGGATGTTCTGCATGCGCCTGTCGCACTCGGGCCGGGCGTTCCACTACGCCTACGCCAACCAGTCCCAGGAGTCTTTCCTGGACGGGCACGTGCGCGCGTTCGCCGCGTTCGGCGGGACACCGACCGGGATGATCCGCTACGACAACCTCAAGCCCGCGGTCATCCGGTGCGCGTTGGGCAGGGAACGGTTCGAACACCCACGCTTCGTTGCCCTGCGGTCGCACTACGGCTTCGACTCTTTCTACTGCCAGCCCGGGATCGAGGGCGCGCACGAGAAAGGCGGGGTCGAAGGAGAGATCGGCCGGTTCCGTCGCCGGCACCTGACCCCGGTCCCGCACGTGGGCTCCCTGGCCGCGCTGAACGAGGCGATGGCCGCCGCCGACGCCCGCGACGACGCCCGCCGCATCGGCGCCCGCCGGGTCACCGTCGGAGCCATGTTCGCGGACGAGGCCCCGCTGCTGCTGGCGTTGCCACCAGTCCCCTTCGACGCTTCGGCGGCACTGTCGGTGCGGGTGGACGCCAAGGCGCGAGTGTGCGTGCGCCAGTCGTACTACTCGGTCCCGGCCCGCTACGCCGGGACCCGCCTGGACGTCGCGCTCGGCGCCACGACCGTGCGGGTGCTGGACCGCGGCACGGTGATCGCCGAGCACGTCCGCTCCCTGCACAAGGGCTCCCAGGACCTGGTGCTGGACCACTACCTGGAGGTCCTGACCCGCAAACCCGGCGCCCTGGCCGGCTCGAGCGCGTTGGCGACCGCCCGGGCGAACCGGACGTTCACCCCGGTCCACGAGGCGTACTGGAGGGCCGCCCGTGCCCGCCTGGGCGACAGCGGCGGCACCAGGGCGTTGATCGAGGCGCTGCTGCTGCACCGCACCCTGCCCACCCACGCGGTGCTGACCGGGATCACCGAGGCCACGACAGCCGGGGTCTTCGACGCCGACGTCATCGCCATGACCGCCCGCCGGCTCCTGCACGCGACGCCCAGCCCGCCACCGGTGCCCGTGCCCGAGGGTGCACCACCAGCGGCCCTGGTCCACCGCCCGGCGCCCTGCCTGGGTTCCTACGACCAGCTGCTCACCGGGGCCGGAGCATGAGCGCGGCCACGCCAGCGGTCACCGCGCTCGGTGCCGACGCCGCCCAGGCCGCGGTCACCGCCGCCGCCAAGGCCCTGGGGCTGCCGACCGTGCGGGAGGAAGCCGCCCGGTACGCGGCCGCGGCGGCCAAGGCCCGCCTGACCCACCTGGCATTCCTGGCCGAGGTGCTCTCCGCCGAGTGCGACGACCGTGAGCACCGGCGCCGACAACGTCGGATCAACGAGGCCAAGTTCCCCCGCCACAAGCGCCTGTCCGACTTCGACACCGCCCGCCTGCCCGACCTGCCCGCCGCGACCCTGGCCCACCTGGGCACCGGCGCGTGGATCGAGGCCGGGCAACCGCTGGTGCTGCTCGGCGACTCCGGAACCGGCAAGACGCACCTACTCATCGCCCTGGGCATGGCCGCGGCCGAGCAGGGTCACCGGGTCCGCTACATCACCACCGCGGCCCTGGTCAACGAGCTGACCGAGGCCGCCGACGACAAGCAGCTCACCCGCGTGGTCAACCGGTACGCCCGACTGGACCTGCTGTGCCTGGACGAGATCGGCTACGTCCACCTCGACCCCCGCGGGGCCGAGCTGCTCTTCCAGATCATCACCGCCCGCGAGGAACGAGCCTCCATCGCCTGCGCGTCCAACGCCCCGTTCAGCGAGTGGGGCACCACCTTCACCGACCCCCGACTGGCCGCCGCCGTCGTCGACCGGCTCACCTTCAACGCCCACATCATCAACACCGGCACCCAGTCCTACCGACTCGCTACCACCCGCACCCGCCAGGAGGTGACCCCACCACGCTGACCCCCTCCGGGGAGACCGAGCACCATCGACACGCCCTCAGCCCCCCCCCCCCCCCCCGAGGGTGGGGCCAAATCAGAACAGCACAGTGGGGCCAAATGGACTTGTCATTCTCACCCGTCCACTGCTGGTCCTCGAAGCTCATCTCCACGGTCGCCTCGGCCGGGATCAACCGGGCCTGCTCCGCGGTCACCACCAGCACGAAGTCCCGTTCCCCCGTCGGCGCCAGCACCGCGTCCTCACCACCCGACACCTGGGCCCCCACGCTGATCGCCTCACCGACCGTGACCGTGACCGGCAGGTCCGGCACCGCGACCAGCTCCCCCAAGCCCACCACCCCAGACTCCGGCAACCCCTGCTCCTCCTGCCACGCCTCCACCGCATCCTCAGTCGCCTGACCGAAATCACCATCGGCCTCAGCGTCCAGGTACCCCCCAGCGGCGAGCAGCTCCTGCAACGCGGCCACGTCCTCACCGCGCACACCCCGCGACAGCTCCCGCCAGAACGGTTCCTGCGCCTGCACCACCCTCACCGGTGTCCGCCCCACCACATACACCACACCACCGGACTCCACCCGGCCCGGCGACGTCGAGGTCACCACCCCAGACAACCCGTTCACCGCCACCACCCCCACCGGCTGACGCACTGTGGTCGACAACGGCAACGACCGCCCCACCGACCCCGGCACCACCTCACCCCACACCACCTCACCGGCGGCCGGCGAGCTCGACTCGCCCACCGAGCTGTCCGGCAACGTCGCCCGCGACGCCCACCAAGCCGCACTTCCAGTGCCTGAAACCAACAGCAGGACTAATAGGATCCCTACGATTCGGCGCACTTCTGTCTATTCCGTTGTTTCGTTAGCCGCTGTTTCCGGCAGATCTGGACACTGTGTAACCCAAGCGTTCATGTGTTCCAACGATCCTTCGTCCACCGACTGCTGCAGTTCAAGATTGAATCTTTCAACATTGACCCAATTTGGATTTGCTATAAATGCTTCTT
This window contains:
- a CDS encoding ABC transporter permease, which produces MIEMGMFPIIRDRATSGFPLAGGFVLLVAALIIGWSLGPLPDGADGANAANMALTSVFFLGPVAAGVATAQASKDGRANVSELVRATPRGQFGSGCVLVVAVMIWAVLAYLGILVAGLQRGSTGIFRWSDLSLVAAALSLILLCTTVGTAVGYRWSSTKSALMVAVLSFALLYGGGYIELWSARWATVYPGTAFPIFLQPNVGLNSGKALIAAGLSVLLAATLMARWRVRAVGVGFLGLVAGLAIVSTSPNWPAVQARTDDPTCRSLNSYTVCTWPQQAERIPAAIDALQQVDMLVGDVYTLPSTYRQIGAGTPDAEDVHIGSLPQEDGQEVRERTMADLAVRSLPAGSCPDPEAEAARNDLSAWLQAVAQNMAPLGGEVPRATVAGWVASVQRCES
- a CDS encoding ABC transporter ATP-binding protein; its protein translation is MLLKVEGVYHTYRRSGQGLSGVSFESAGKCLALLGPNGAGKSTLLGLVTGALKLQQGTIEAADVRGLVGYVPQDLQIDGGLTCHQFLNYCAWLKRLSPRLWADEVRRVLGIVGLVGKASDKVGSLSGGMRRRLAVAQALLGDPGLIVLDEPTNALDPTQRRSLLQTIRGMSETTGVLMSTHLVEDAAAVADDVVILNGGRVAWSGLKPPAGPSAQESSSQKLESLFIQVLHDRDGHVPDHP
- a CDS encoding FtsX-like permease family protein — its product is MRWVLVLREAAATAWASKVPSALVGLLVAVMCAATIATVGRTAAAEQQLTDRLDEAGSRVLAVADARGEGLLPATVVDQASTLSTVERGVGTLIPVDVVNGVIGQGGTRVPAWGVHGDLAAVADLTAGRWPGPGEAIVTDTAMTQLGMADPVGWVALASTSEVDDWSVVGTFTPRDPFGDYAAGVLYVAPSHQPMDTLQVVLTDASAAQATQASVLALVDPPTPDAVTITSPVSLADLQGQVTGDLAAFGATLLLGVLGGGALLVAIVVLADVLVRRKDLGRRRALGATRATIITLVIGRTLTPAILGAALGVAAGLALAARLGPDTVPPADFTTGTATLALIAATTAAIPPALYAATRDPVRILRTP
- a CDS encoding ABC transporter ATP-binding protein, encoding MLAVKDLSFAYRRGAEELFGGLSHAFTPGVVTAVTGPSGRGKSTLLYVLGLMLTPSQGRVLLDGEAVSAAPDAARVRVRAHRIGFVFQDAALDPTRTVLDSVIEPALYAGWRLGDARASGSGLLEQMGVSARAGHRPGEISGGQAQRVAVCRALVTDPVVVLADEPTGNLDRDNAAGVLAALSAAAGGPDQAAENPGKGAGEAPAGGGSGGRTVVIATHDPFVLDHADEVLAL
- the istA gene encoding IS21 family transposase; translation: MKERSRVEQFERIRRDRRDEGLSIRELARKHRVHRRTVRAALADAVPPPRKVPEREAPVTGAHVELVRSWLTQDLDAPRKQRHTARRVWQRLIEEEGAVVAESTVRNLVAGLRAEVAGSQTQVMIVQEHPPGEEAEVDFGEFRASIGGVVLRLWMFCMRLSHSGRAFHYAYANQSQESFLDGHVRAFAAFGGTPTGMIRYDNLKPAVIRCALGRERFEHPRFVALRSHYGFDSFYCQPGIEGAHEKGGVEGEIGRFRRRHLTPVPHVGSLAALNEAMAAADARDDARRIGARRVTVGAMFADEAPLLLALPPVPFDASAALSVRVDAKARVCVRQSYYSVPARYAGTRLDVALGATTVRVLDRGTVIAEHVRSLHKGSQDLVLDHYLEVLTRKPGALAGSSALATARANRTFTPVHEAYWRAARARLGDSGGTRALIEALLLHRTLPTHAVLTGITEATTAGVFDADVIAMTARRLLHATPSPPPVPVPEGAPPAALVHRPAPCLGSYDQLLTGAGA
- the istB gene encoding IS21-like element helper ATPase IstB gives rise to the protein MSAATPAVTALGADAAQAAVTAAAKALGLPTVREEAARYAAAAAKARLTHLAFLAEVLSAECDDREHRRRQRRINEAKFPRHKRLSDFDTARLPDLPAATLAHLGTGAWIEAGQPLVLLGDSGTGKTHLLIALGMAAAEQGHRVRYITTAALVNELTEAADDKQLTRVVNRYARLDLLCLDEIGYVHLDPRGAELLFQIITAREERASIACASNAPFSEWGTTFTDPRLAAAVVDRLTFNAHIINTGTQSYRLATTRTRQEVTPPR
- a CDS encoding peptidoglycan-binding domain-containing protein, translated to MGESSSPAAGEVVWGEVVPGSVGRSLPLSTTVRQPVGVVAVNGLSGVVTSTSPGRVESGGVVYVVGRTPVRVVQAQEPFWRELSRGVRGEDVAALQELLAAGGYLDAEADGDFGQATEDAVEAWQEEQGLPESGVVGLGELVAVPDLPVTVTVGEAISVGAQVSGGEDAVLAPTGERDFVLVVTAEQARLIPAEATVEMSFEDQQWTGENDKSIWPHCAVLIWPHPRGGGGGLRACRWCSVSPEGVSVVGSPPGGCGW